The following are from one region of the Paenibacillus protaetiae genome:
- a CDS encoding AraC family transcriptional regulator, with protein sequence MRILNYMNLYSHPVQLSYLKDRTDEFAEIYHAHQGMEWLYVHQGHGQVIVNQEIVALEPGCLFVFRPFQLHRIQIRLAPEERYIRSLFVFEPSVLDGYLAPFTALLAFFRRLWKEPLEQTFKFAGLPQQTIHILFGSWHNRVLQAGEDGLPLEEQMLFLMTLLHMLQTAGAPQRQDAQPVRSFSIAERVMQWAERHYADEFDLDRLAGRLHLTPTYVSGAFRQQTGTSITEYLTARRIREACLLLKTTGLSVQEVGQAVGLTNSSYFCNLFKKQVGLSPHRYRRAGRQAE encoded by the coding sequence ATGCGAATATTAAATTACATGAATTTGTACAGCCATCCTGTCCAGCTTTCGTACCTGAAGGACCGGACCGATGAGTTTGCGGAAATTTATCATGCGCATCAAGGGATGGAATGGCTGTACGTCCATCAAGGGCACGGCCAGGTCATCGTCAATCAGGAAATTGTGGCGCTGGAGCCGGGCTGCTTGTTTGTATTCCGCCCGTTCCAGCTTCACCGCATTCAAATCCGGCTTGCGCCGGAGGAGCGGTACATTCGTTCTCTCTTTGTGTTCGAACCTTCCGTGCTTGACGGCTATTTGGCCCCATTCACCGCTTTGCTTGCGTTCTTCCGCCGCTTATGGAAAGAACCGCTGGAGCAGACGTTTAAGTTCGCCGGGCTGCCGCAGCAGACGATTCACATTCTGTTCGGCAGCTGGCATAACCGGGTGCTTCAAGCGGGAGAGGACGGGCTGCCGCTTGAAGAGCAGATGCTGTTTCTCATGACGCTGCTTCACATGCTGCAAACGGCGGGAGCTCCGCAGCGGCAGGATGCGCAGCCGGTCCGCAGCTTTTCCATTGCGGAACGGGTCATGCAGTGGGCGGAGCGGCATTACGCGGACGAGTTCGATTTGGACCGTCTTGCCGGCAGGCTTCATCTGACGCCAACTTATGTATCAGGGGCATTCCGGCAGCAGACGGGCACGAGCATCACCGAATATTTGACCGCCCGCCGCATCCGCGAGGCATGCCTGCTGCTGAAGACAACCGGCTTGTCCGTTCAGGAGGTCGGGCAGGCGGTTGGCCTGACCAACAGCTCTTATTTCTGCAACCTGTTCAAAAAACAGGTTGGCTTAAGCCCGCACCGGTACCGGCGTGCCGGGCGGCAAGCCGAATAA
- a CDS encoding DUF4982 domain-containing protein: MAGRHAEQPYTGFQDIRCEATADERNGDFLMSGGDPRVSVNGDWSETYFCDLIDWHLKAQERMDWLTGTAQWVFKDFSTPLRPDNPVPYVNQKGVVERDLTKKEPYYVFQSYWSKQPMVRIYGHSWTTRWGAPGERRPVRVYSNCESAELFVNGESCGVKQRDSQCFPCAGLYWEVPFREGANTVKVIAQKDGVTVSDEVRFRYQTEPWSEPAYLRLTAVSASDGRVSLEVEALDGKHRFCPDAALFVRFSLAGEGRLLDNLGTAGGSRYVQLANGRASIEAEFTPGGTAAVCVAGEAVKGAMVVLQ, encoded by the coding sequence ATGGCGGGCAGGCATGCCGAGCAGCCGTATACCGGCTTCCAGGATATCCGCTGCGAGGCGACGGCGGATGAGCGCAACGGCGACTTTCTGATGAGCGGCGGCGATCCGCGCGTATCGGTAAACGGCGACTGGTCAGAGACTTATTTTTGCGATTTGATTGATTGGCATTTGAAGGCGCAGGAGCGGATGGACTGGCTGACCGGCACGGCGCAGTGGGTGTTTAAAGACTTCTCCACGCCGCTGCGACCGGACAATCCGGTGCCGTATGTGAACCAGAAAGGCGTTGTCGAACGCGATTTGACGAAAAAAGAGCCGTATTACGTTTTCCAGTCCTATTGGAGCAAGCAGCCGATGGTGCGGATATACGGCCATTCCTGGACGACGAGATGGGGCGCTCCCGGCGAGAGAAGACCGGTTCGCGTATATTCCAACTGCGAGAGTGCCGAACTGTTTGTTAATGGTGAAAGCTGCGGGGTCAAGCAGCGCGATTCGCAATGTTTCCCTTGCGCAGGGCTTTACTGGGAGGTGCCGTTCCGGGAAGGAGCTAATACGGTCAAGGTTATCGCGCAAAAGGACGGCGTAACGGTGTCGGATGAAGTCCGGTTCCGCTATCAGACGGAGCCATGGTCCGAGCCGGCTTATTTGCGGCTGACGGCTGTATCGGCATCGGACGGAAGGGTGTCGCTTGAAGTGGAAGCGCTGGACGGTAAACACCGGTTTTGTCCGGATGCGGCTTTGTTTGTCCGTTTCTCGCTGGCGGGTGAAGGGCGTCTGCTCGATAATCTGGGAACGGCGGGCGGCAGCCGGTATGTTCAGCTGGCGAACGGAAGGGCTTCGATCGAAGCGGAATTTACACCAGGCGGCACAGCGGCGGTATGCGTAGCCGGCGAAGCAGTAAAAGGCGCGATGGTCGTGCTGCAATAA
- a CDS encoding glycoside hydrolase family 2 protein codes for MRLTEGWEHYKGSLGGVWEVWRELKLQQTLYHLPWEAVTLPHSFNAFDAVDPDVQYYQGQGWYRLKLDVSNPYPEGRTLLRFEGAGQRSFVYIGTELAGSHNGGYDEFTVDITEAAERVRAIPYYGGQVPVAVMADNSRDLQTVPSDISDFNLYGGLYRHVHLEYVPAVSLERVHVTVFEASSDKAALRIDARLYNPLRKQTPVRLAVTVRNPAGEAVWQHEADVDGWEGMRELATQELPAPELWSPDDPALYECEVALASQYGASRITERFGVRYYEFVRKGPFMLNGSRLLIRGTHRHDDHAGVGPAMTDEMIREELALIKEMGANFLRLGHYQQSKLVLDLCDELGIMVWEEIPWCRGGLGNDAYKQQCRDMLKAMIEQHYNHPSVILWGWATKTTGKAILRRLRKRKSAGL; via the coding sequence ATGAGATTAACAGAAGGCTGGGAACATTATAAAGGAAGCTTAGGCGGCGTGTGGGAAGTATGGCGGGAGCTGAAGCTGCAGCAAACGCTGTATCATCTGCCATGGGAAGCGGTGACGCTGCCCCATTCGTTTAACGCGTTTGACGCGGTGGACCCCGACGTCCAGTATTATCAAGGACAAGGCTGGTATCGCCTAAAGCTGGACGTCAGCAATCCGTATCCGGAAGGCCGGACGCTGCTCCGGTTTGAAGGCGCCGGCCAACGCTCGTTCGTCTATATCGGAACAGAGCTGGCCGGCAGCCATAACGGCGGCTATGACGAATTTACGGTAGATATTACAGAAGCTGCGGAACGTGTACGGGCGATTCCCTATTACGGCGGGCAGGTTCCGGTTGCCGTCATGGCGGATAACAGCCGCGATCTGCAGACGGTTCCGTCGGATATAAGCGACTTTAACCTATACGGCGGCTTATACCGCCATGTCCATCTGGAGTATGTGCCGGCCGTATCGCTGGAGCGGGTGCACGTTACCGTGTTTGAAGCTTCTTCGGACAAAGCGGCTCTCCGGATCGATGCCCGGCTGTATAATCCGTTGCGGAAACAAACGCCGGTCCGGCTTGCCGTAACCGTCCGCAATCCGGCAGGAGAAGCTGTATGGCAGCATGAGGCGGATGTTGACGGCTGGGAAGGGATGCGGGAACTGGCTACGCAGGAGCTTCCTGCGCCGGAGCTGTGGAGTCCCGATGACCCGGCTTTGTATGAATGCGAAGTTGCGCTTGCGAGCCAGTACGGCGCAAGCCGCATTACCGAGCGGTTTGGCGTGCGGTATTATGAATTTGTCCGGAAGGGGCCGTTTATGCTGAACGGCAGCCGGCTGCTTATTCGCGGCACGCACCGTCATGACGACCATGCCGGCGTCGGCCCGGCGATGACGGACGAGATGATTCGGGAAGAGCTGGCGCTGATCAAAGAGATGGGTGCGAACTTCCTTCGGCTGGGTCATTACCAGCAGTCCAAGCTGGTGCTTGATTTATGCGACGAGCTGGGCATTATGGTATGGGAGGAAATTCCGTGGTGCCGCGGCGGGCTTGGCAATGACGCGTATAAACAGCAATGCCGCGACATGCTGAAGGCGATGATCGAACAGCATTATAATCATCCGTCCGTGATCCTATGGGGCTGGGCAACGAAAACGACTGGGAAGGCGATTTTGAGACGTTTGAGGAAGAGGAAATCCGCGGGTTTATGA
- a CDS encoding CBS domain-containing protein, producing the protein MKAFEIMNHHVYKVKETDTVRAVIERFIDHRISGLPIVNEANRIVGYISDGDIMRFIGKKSDRVIGAFYYMVVTDQLDMEYKVNQILNLNVLAIAKKKVVTAAWDEDVDQIAAILGKRQIKKVPIERNGVLAGIISRGDVIRHVFQSVTQ; encoded by the coding sequence ATGAAGGCGTTCGAAATTATGAATCATCATGTGTATAAGGTCAAGGAAACAGATACCGTTCGAGCCGTTATCGAAAGATTTATTGACCATCGGATAAGCGGCCTTCCGATCGTTAATGAAGCGAACCGGATTGTTGGTTATATTAGCGACGGCGACATTATGAGGTTTATCGGCAAAAAAAGCGACCGCGTCATTGGAGCCTTCTATTATATGGTAGTCACCGACCAGCTCGATATGGAGTATAAAGTGAATCAAATTTTGAACCTGAACGTGCTCGCTATTGCAAAAAAGAAAGTGGTTACCGCAGCTTGGGACGAGGATGTGGACCAGATTGCCGCGATTCTGGGCAAAAGGCAAATTAAAAAGGTGCCGATCGAACGAAACGGCGTCTTGGCAGGCATCATCAGCCGCGGAGACGTCATCCGGCATGTGTTTCAATCCGTTACGCAATAA
- a CDS encoding YheC/YheD family protein, which produces MKTYDSTSVKSKWTKTNWLLGSAATREHMPSTMPFNRRNLIHLLDKYTTVFFKPTNGSGGFRIIRITKLDNGYRTQHNTSKITHAGIKELYRHLNAKAKRRDYLLQKGIKLDKANGRPYDIRVMVQKANDGRWKTTALFTKIGQPGKVATNYNQGGKIGYFRQTLADAGCSEQVITHKKEQLERLGEATGKLFDQHASGFRELGLDVALDERGRIWILEVNTKPQFYPLKQLKHKSMYHTIMSYAKQYGRKK; this is translated from the coding sequence ATGAAAACGTACGACAGCACTTCCGTGAAAAGCAAATGGACGAAAACAAACTGGCTGCTGGGCAGCGCTGCGACAAGGGAGCATATGCCTTCCACCATGCCCTTTAACCGGCGTAACCTGATTCATCTATTAGACAAGTACACAACCGTTTTTTTCAAGCCAACCAACGGCTCCGGCGGTTTCCGCATCATCCGGATTACAAAGCTGGATAACGGGTACCGTACGCAGCATAACACTAGCAAAATAACCCATGCCGGCATCAAGGAGCTGTACCGCCATTTAAACGCCAAAGCGAAACGCCGCGATTATTTGCTGCAGAAAGGAATCAAGCTGGATAAAGCCAACGGCAGGCCGTACGATATCCGGGTCATGGTTCAAAAAGCAAATGACGGGCGCTGGAAAACTACGGCGCTGTTCACCAAAATCGGACAGCCGGGCAAAGTGGCGACCAACTACAATCAAGGCGGCAAAATCGGCTATTTCCGGCAAACATTAGCGGATGCGGGATGCAGCGAGCAGGTCATCACACATAAAAAGGAACAGCTGGAACGGCTGGGAGAAGCTACAGGGAAGTTGTTTGACCAGCATGCCTCCGGCTTTCGGGAGCTTGGCCTTGACGTGGCGCTCGACGAGAGAGGGCGGATATGGATATTGGAGGTTAATACGAAACCGCAATTTTATCCATTAAAGCAGCTAAAGCATAAAAGCATGTACCACACCATTATGTCCTATGCGAAGCAATACGGCAGAAAAAAATAA
- a CDS encoding extracellular solute-binding protein, with translation MKQTNKMKSAAIGVFAAMMMLSACSSGNSDNGADPTDKADPSASPSGNSEASAAPSSAEPDLMAKYDPPVDITAWRYTESTYQYENGDTIENNIYTKAYESDLGIKLKYQWTVPVEQFDQKLNVSIASGDLPDIMWLKNKQLTDLADNDMLYDLTDLFDKYASPITKEILLQDEASFNTAKIGGKLMAIPSTASAVDGLPILYVRTDWLNKLGLPEPKTMDDVIKIAEAFTTQDPDGNGKPDSFGIGLTKTFMTDGQFGGSGFFSGYHAYPEKWVKDASGQLVYGSIQPEMKAALLELQDMYKKGMLDKEFGVKDRAKVTESVVGGKLGMFYGTMSAPLSVIQENVNKDPNAEWKAFPLVSADAQPATPIGKMPVSRYFAVSKNSKHPEAIIKLLNFSMEGFKPDAVDNGFGYSKNNIPVYLYSLISAEPAKKNLNAHLNVMSALQANDPSKLSTEEKGYYDKVVDFRGGDRANWGTERVFGSPSSFDVINQYVNDNNYIFDAFYGSLTPTMVDKLSSLQKMEEEVITKIIMGQSIDTFDKFVQDWKKLGGDQITKEANEWAEKSK, from the coding sequence ATGAAGCAAACCAATAAAATGAAATCTGCGGCGATTGGCGTCTTTGCTGCGATGATGATGCTTTCTGCCTGCAGTTCCGGCAATTCGGACAACGGAGCTGATCCTACAGATAAAGCCGATCCGTCCGCCAGCCCGTCTGGCAATAGCGAGGCTTCGGCCGCTCCAAGCTCCGCCGAACCTGATTTGATGGCGAAATACGACCCGCCTGTCGACATAACCGCCTGGCGTTACACCGAGTCGACTTACCAATATGAGAACGGCGATACGATTGAAAACAACATTTATACGAAAGCGTATGAAAGCGATCTGGGCATCAAGCTGAAATACCAATGGACAGTGCCGGTCGAGCAGTTCGACCAGAAGCTGAATGTGTCGATTGCTTCAGGCGACCTGCCGGATATTATGTGGCTGAAAAACAAACAGCTGACCGACCTCGCCGACAATGACATGCTGTATGATTTGACCGATCTGTTCGACAAATATGCTTCGCCGATTACGAAGGAGATTTTGCTGCAGGACGAAGCAAGCTTTAACACGGCCAAAATCGGCGGCAAGCTGATGGCGATTCCAAGTACGGCTTCGGCGGTTGACGGCTTGCCCATTCTATATGTGCGCACCGACTGGCTGAACAAGCTGGGCCTTCCTGAACCAAAAACGATGGATGATGTGATCAAAATTGCGGAAGCGTTTACAACGCAAGACCCGGACGGCAACGGCAAACCGGACTCTTTTGGCATCGGCCTTACGAAAACGTTTATGACAGACGGCCAGTTCGGCGGCTCCGGCTTCTTCTCCGGTTATCATGCCTACCCGGAAAAATGGGTGAAGGATGCTTCCGGCCAGCTGGTGTACGGCAGCATTCAGCCGGAGATGAAAGCGGCGCTGCTGGAGCTGCAGGATATGTACAAAAAAGGGATGCTGGATAAAGAGTTTGGCGTTAAAGACCGTGCCAAAGTAACCGAATCGGTTGTCGGCGGCAAGCTTGGCATGTTTTATGGCACAATGTCCGCGCCGCTGTCGGTCATTCAGGAAAATGTCAACAAAGATCCAAATGCGGAATGGAAAGCATTCCCGCTTGTATCGGCGGATGCACAGCCAGCAACGCCAATCGGTAAAATGCCGGTTTCCCGCTATTTTGCCGTCAGCAAAAACAGCAAACACCCGGAAGCGATTATTAAGCTGCTTAACTTCAGCATGGAAGGCTTTAAGCCGGACGCGGTCGACAACGGTTTCGGCTACAGCAAAAACAATATTCCGGTTTACTTGTACAGCTTGATCAGCGCGGAACCGGCCAAGAAAAACTTGAACGCCCATCTTAACGTGATGAGCGCGCTGCAAGCTAACGATCCTTCCAAGCTTTCAACAGAAGAGAAAGGGTATTACGACAAAGTGGTTGACTTCCGCGGCGGCGACCGCGCCAACTGGGGAACGGAGCGGGTGTTTGGTTCGCCAAGCAGCTTCGACGTAATCAATCAATATGTAAACGACAACAACTATATATTTGACGCCTTCTACGGCTCCTTGACGCCAACGATGGTCGATAAGCTGTCTTCCCTGCAAAAGATGGAGGAAGAAGTCATTACCAAAATCATTATGGGCCAATCGATCGATACGTTCGATAAGTTTGTACAGGATTGGAAAAAGCTTGGCGGCGATCAAATTACAAAAGAAGCCAATGAATGGGCTGAAAAAAGCAAATAA
- a CDS encoding MGH1-like glycoside hydrolase domain-containing protein, translating into MDLLKRLQTMDIGGKPVRNAQDAQLLAEWRQSGVKFAASSARLENVYYAAFSKLLHCIVPYGDELVLQEGGAYAGCWLESTGTINAEVLSRFLPSVSESTFRLFARFQRADGLMPYKVTGAGPAYRQIQLVTPLARSVWNHYRFHNAGVSFLEEMYGAMSRFDEWLARYRNTRGTGCVEAFCAFDTGHDLSPRFWHVPDTPHLSDARLFSPESPVLPFLAPDLTANAYAQRIYLARIAEELGHSSASDWLEKASQSRQSLFSYCYDEADGMFYDLDRSGCMVRIQSDVLLRVLACEVGDRAFFDAALKRYLLNTSKFFSKYPLTSIAMDDPRFDPSSSHNSWAGPVNFLTLLRTAHAFEHHGRVVELTWLMYPIMSAMARMTRFPQTLNAWTGEEGYTDTYSPAILCVLDFVERMSGIMPTPEGLLWCTGLVPYPMDHGEEVAEETGYSRMVDGALLELVNTRHGCALWRDGELLLRFPYGTRAILNRRGELIGITGMLASDVEGSVQWSGREYPLRIKGNETQRLEGGSFVTVLDIGLVTPAYR; encoded by the coding sequence ATGGATCTGTTGAAGCGTCTCCAAACGATGGATATTGGCGGCAAGCCGGTGCGTAATGCGCAGGACGCGCAGCTGCTGGCGGAATGGCGGCAATCGGGCGTGAAGTTTGCCGCTTCCTCGGCTCGGCTCGAGAACGTCTATTACGCCGCTTTCTCGAAGCTGCTGCACTGCATTGTCCCTTACGGGGACGAGCTTGTTTTGCAAGAAGGCGGCGCTTATGCGGGCTGCTGGCTGGAGAGCACCGGAACGATTAATGCGGAAGTGCTGTCGCGGTTTTTGCCAAGCGTGTCGGAGTCGACCTTCCGCCTGTTTGCCCGGTTTCAGCGGGCAGACGGCTTAATGCCTTATAAGGTGACGGGTGCGGGACCGGCGTACCGGCAAATTCAATTGGTTACGCCGCTGGCCAGAAGCGTGTGGAACCATTACCGGTTCCATAACGCCGGCGTTTCTTTTTTGGAAGAGATGTACGGGGCGATGTCCCGGTTCGACGAATGGCTGGCGCGTTACCGGAATACGAGAGGAACCGGCTGCGTGGAAGCATTTTGCGCATTTGATACGGGCCACGATTTGTCGCCGCGGTTTTGGCATGTGCCGGATACGCCTCATCTCAGCGACGCGCGCCTCTTTAGCCCGGAGTCGCCGGTACTGCCGTTTCTGGCGCCGGATTTGACGGCTAACGCCTACGCCCAGCGCATCTATTTGGCGCGAATCGCCGAAGAGCTGGGGCATAGCTCCGCATCCGACTGGCTGGAGAAGGCCAGCCAAAGCCGGCAAAGCTTGTTCAGCTATTGCTATGACGAAGCCGACGGCATGTTTTACGATTTGGACCGGAGCGGGTGCATGGTACGTATCCAGTCCGACGTGCTGCTCCGGGTGCTGGCTTGCGAGGTAGGGGACCGGGCGTTTTTTGATGCGGCGTTAAAACGGTATTTGTTGAATACGAGCAAGTTTTTCTCCAAATATCCGTTAACGTCCATCGCAATGGATGATCCCCGCTTTGACCCGTCCTCTTCCCATAACAGCTGGGCGGGGCCGGTTAATTTCCTGACGCTGCTGCGCACTGCGCATGCGTTTGAACATCATGGCAGAGTGGTGGAGCTGACATGGCTTATGTACCCGATCATGAGTGCAATGGCAAGGATGACCCGGTTTCCGCAGACGTTAAACGCTTGGACCGGGGAGGAAGGATATACGGATACGTATTCCCCTGCGATATTATGCGTGCTTGACTTTGTGGAAAGGATGAGCGGCATTATGCCGACTCCGGAAGGTTTGCTGTGGTGCACAGGGCTGGTGCCTTATCCGATGGATCATGGCGAAGAGGTGGCAGAGGAAACCGGGTATTCGCGCATGGTTGATGGAGCGCTCCTGGAGCTTGTCAATACGAGGCACGGCTGCGCCTTGTGGCGCGACGGGGAGCTGCTGCTCCGTTTCCCCTACGGGACAAGGGCTATCCTAAACCGCAGAGGCGAATTGATTGGAATAACCGGTATGCTGGCGAGCGATGTGGAAGGCAGCGTCCAATGGAGCGGGCGAGAATACCCGCTTAGGATAAAAGGCAACGAGACCCAAAGGCTCGAGGGCGGCAGCTTCGTGACCGTTCTGGATATTGGACTCGTTACGCCAGCATACCGGTAA
- a CDS encoding glycoside hydrolase family 88 protein: protein MVQAASPNGSLQGGQWQQLWDRLQHKTGRMIERIGSKSPHVAAADTGIYDDMRLDWWTSGFWPGLLWIMYDMTGQELYKKAAWEWDARIEQKMLQDNNFHHDVGFQFSPTAVMKYKLTGDEDGRRRGLAAANFLAGRFNLAGRFLRAWNQDKTGWSIIDSAMNLSILFWASEESGDPRFAHIAKAHADTIIEHFIREDGSVRHIVHFDPDTGDFVEALGGQGAAPDSAWSRGAAWAIHGLANVYRYTGDARYLHASQRAAHYFLSMLPADDVPHWDFRASGQLDGEPRDTSAAACAASGLIELAEALPAVQGRVYRDAAERIVSSLAANYAAWDNETHEAILLEGTGNKPAGSNINVSLIYGDYFFVEAVAKLIGWHNRIF, encoded by the coding sequence ATGGTTCAAGCAGCGTCGCCAAATGGCAGCCTGCAAGGCGGGCAATGGCAACAGTTATGGGATCGGCTGCAGCATAAGACCGGGCGGATGATCGAACGGATCGGCAGCAAGTCGCCGCATGTCGCTGCCGCGGATACCGGCATTTATGACGATATGCGGCTCGATTGGTGGACATCCGGCTTTTGGCCGGGATTGCTCTGGATTATGTATGATATGACCGGGCAAGAGTTATACAAGAAGGCTGCCTGGGAGTGGGATGCCCGGATCGAACAGAAGATGCTGCAGGACAACAATTTCCACCATGATGTCGGTTTTCAGTTTTCGCCGACGGCCGTGATGAAATATAAACTGACCGGTGATGAAGACGGACGCCGCCGCGGGCTTGCGGCCGCTAACTTCCTGGCCGGGCGATTTAATCTGGCGGGCCGCTTCTTGCGGGCATGGAACCAGGATAAGACCGGATGGTCCATTATCGACTCGGCGATGAATCTGTCCATATTGTTCTGGGCGTCCGAAGAAAGCGGCGATCCGCGTTTTGCCCATATAGCCAAAGCGCATGCCGACACGATTATTGAACATTTTATACGCGAAGACGGCTCCGTCCGCCATATTGTTCATTTTGATCCGGATACCGGCGACTTTGTGGAAGCGTTAGGCGGACAAGGCGCAGCGCCTGATTCGGCCTGGAGCAGGGGAGCCGCGTGGGCAATTCATGGCTTGGCGAATGTTTACCGCTATACTGGTGACGCCCGCTACTTGCATGCTTCGCAGCGTGCGGCGCATTACTTTTTGTCGATGCTGCCGGCAGACGATGTGCCGCATTGGGATTTCCGCGCTTCCGGGCAGCTGGATGGCGAACCGCGAGATACATCGGCTGCCGCATGTGCGGCATCGGGGCTGATTGAGCTGGCGGAAGCGCTGCCTGCTGTTCAGGGCCGCGTCTACCGGGATGCGGCTGAGCGGATCGTAAGCTCCTTGGCGGCGAACTATGCCGCATGGGATAACGAAACGCACGAAGCGATTTTGCTGGAAGGGACAGGCAATAAGCCGGCCGGCTCCAATATTAACGTTTCGCTGATTTACGGCGATTACTTTTTTGTAGAAGCGGTTGCCAAGCTGATTGGCTGGCATAACCGCATATTCTAG
- a CDS encoding purine/pyrimidine permease: MYGAFLLTNGFSIIAGCVGLIPFGTFASSIGFLENTKVLRRAALLAGSSMLIIAGIFPVMSGSLAQLPLPVGGAVLFAAYLQMFGTAFRTLQGTTFQSKTIYRMALPALTGISIMNIPASAFGQIPPLLVPILSNGLIIGVILVILLENLIRWDRFDPAVPASSAAPSAIPSPAPAMPAPAAAPASPAAYRQPNNETALSSSKCR, from the coding sequence ATATATGGGGCTTTTTTACTGACGAACGGCTTTTCGATTATAGCGGGATGTGTTGGCTTAATTCCATTCGGCACCTTTGCATCCTCCATCGGTTTTCTGGAAAACACAAAAGTATTACGGCGTGCAGCATTATTGGCAGGGTCGTCCATGCTGATTATAGCCGGTATATTCCCGGTTATGAGCGGCAGTCTGGCGCAGCTACCGCTGCCGGTAGGCGGGGCGGTATTATTTGCCGCTTATTTGCAAATGTTCGGCACTGCCTTCCGTACGCTGCAAGGGACGACCTTTCAATCCAAAACGATCTACCGGATGGCGCTCCCGGCACTGACGGGCATCAGCATCATGAACATTCCCGCTTCGGCGTTTGGCCAAATTCCGCCGCTGCTTGTTCCGATTTTATCGAACGGCCTAATCATTGGCGTAATTCTCGTTATTTTGCTCGAAAATCTTATCCGCTGGGACCGGTTTGATCCGGCAGTGCCGGCGAGTTCCGCTGCACCCTCGGCGATACCGTCGCCAGCCCCGGCTATGCCGGCTCCGGCTGCCGCACCCGCTTCACCGGCGGCGTATCGCCAGCCGAATAACGAAACCGCATTATCATCAAGCAAATGCAGATGA
- a CDS encoding ABC transporter permease — protein sequence MQWKKRLLEWPLHVMLLPGILITLLFSYVPIMGIVIAFQKFSPAKGIFHSKWIGLDNFRYMLEMPNFTSVIWNTVYIAVLKIVASLIVPILFALLLNEIAGAFFKRTIQTIIYFPYFLSWVILGGILVDILSPSGGIVNDILGLFGIKPIFFLGNENWFPYTLVLTDTWKHFGYGTIVYLAALAGIDQSLYEAATMDGASRWKQVLHVTLPGILPIVTLMTVLSLGNVLNAGFEQVFNLYSPMVYSTGDIIDTLVYRIGLLDAQYGVATAVGLFKSVVAFVLIAISNKLASRYAGYRIF from the coding sequence ATGCAATGGAAAAAAAGGCTGCTGGAATGGCCTCTGCACGTGATGCTGCTTCCCGGTATATTAATAACACTGCTGTTCAGCTATGTGCCCATTATGGGGATTGTCATTGCTTTTCAAAAATTTTCACCGGCAAAGGGCATTTTTCATTCCAAATGGATTGGGCTTGATAACTTCCGCTATATGCTGGAAATGCCTAATTTCACAAGCGTAATCTGGAACACCGTATACATTGCGGTGCTCAAAATTGTCGCAAGCCTGATCGTGCCGATCTTGTTTGCCTTGCTGCTGAACGAAATTGCAGGCGCTTTCTTCAAGCGGACGATCCAAACGATTATTTATTTCCCTTATTTTTTATCATGGGTCATTCTCGGCGGTATTTTGGTTGATATTTTGTCGCCCTCCGGCGGGATTGTGAACGACATTTTAGGTCTATTCGGCATCAAGCCGATTTTTTTTCTCGGCAATGAAAACTGGTTTCCGTATACGCTTGTGCTTACCGATACATGGAAGCATTTTGGCTACGGGACAATCGTTTATTTGGCGGCGCTGGCCGGCATTGACCAAAGCTTGTATGAAGCGGCTACGATGGACGGCGCCAGCCGCTGGAAGCAGGTGCTTCACGTAACGCTTCCCGGTATATTGCCGATTGTGACGTTAATGACGGTGCTCAGCTTGGGCAATGTGCTGAATGCGGGATTTGAACAGGTATTCAATTTGTATAGCCCGATGGTATACAGCACCGGCGATATAATTGATACGCTTGTATACCGGATCGGCCTGCTGGATGCGCAATACGGCGTTGCAACGGCAGTAGGGCTGTTCAAATCGGTGGTCGCTTTCGTCCTGATCGCCATCTCCAACAAGCTTGCAAGCCGGTATGCCGGCTACCGGATCTTCTAA